A segment of the Lycium ferocissimum isolate CSIRO_LF1 chromosome 5, AGI_CSIRO_Lferr_CH_V1, whole genome shotgun sequence genome:
aattaaaggCTTCGTCACATCATTTTTCAATGCCCAAAAAGGCATTACAGCTGCTGATGTCACATGAAAGTGACACATGGTCTCATAAATTCACAAGTGTCAGGTCCATGTGCtatcaaatatattttcttcttattcttaaacGTAAACTTCATGAGTTGTACTCCATCCGTCCCATTTTATACGAAGGTGTTTGAGcacatgaaatttaagaaacaaCGGAAGACTTTAGAAacttatggtctaaaacaaactatagaaatttgtgtggctataaatcatttcactagggtaaaaaggtaagtttaaagttgaattgttactaaatatagaaatgtgttattCTTTTTTGGAACTGACTAAAAGAAAATTGTCATATAATTTGAGACGGGAGTATAAAAGAAAGCTCATTTTTGCAGACATTAGTAATATACATGAAAGGGGattgaaaattttgatattAGAATCATAATGCAGCTCTAAAATGGGGGACTAGCAGAGCTTAATAAAAATTTGACAAAAGTATCATGATGAACTCCTTAAAATCTTTTATGCTGTAGATaataaaaatcttattttgctAAAACTATCAAAATTACTCTTACtgaatttcatgtttaaagtGTCAACAAATTTTTTATGCtatagataaaaataaattttcacatCATTCAGCATAAGTTAAACAAACTACTTATTTACCCATGCTGATTAGCCCAACGTGATGATAAAGCAAGCTCCATTTAGAATTTGATTTTCAGGTAATAGTTGAGACCaacaaaattatgattttttttccttttcaacgAGTGATTTAACATTAACTTTAAAGTTACGAGTTACCTGAAAAATATTGTAATTTTGCCACAACTGaacataagaaataaaattctaagaagatataaaaactGTAAGAaacatgtatgaaatgtgtatatatatatgcaaagtttttaatacagttttcatacacaagtTTTGAACGACtttctaagccttgagcgagatatacacattttatacacaaaattttgagcgattttttaagccttaaaTATTGCatagttgtagttgtattaattttttccAGAAACCTAACATGAAcgttatatacaaaaaatgtgaTCGAAATTCTAAGCCTCGAGCGAGATATACATAATTCATACTGTTTTTATACATAAAATGAGCGAAAGCTTTAAGCCttgaaccaaatatacacatttcatacagttttgatacacaaaattatgagcgaactttttaaacTTTAAGCGAGATAAACACATTTCACACattttttatacacaaaattgtgagcgatttttttaagccttgagtagaattttttttaattattttaaaaaaatgtttttaaaaataattctttttctaaaaaatatttaaaaaaaaagaacttgagCGAACAtttcgtatatattttgtaagaaatctatttcaatattttataaactaaaaaattccgtaatatttcataaatacttttcttattatgtatatataggtcaaTCATCCAATACCTTTGTTCATGTTGGGGCCGGCAAAGCCCGGGCTATCGTCACTAGTTTAATCATAGGGCAATTGGTGCGAATGCCCctcttttgggctggtctttagattttgcccctcaaaatggtggtctttaagtatTGCCTTCCGAACaaaagcaacatagtaaaaatcCACTACCCCTAACCGTTANNNNNNNNNNNNNNNNNNNNNNNNNNNNNNNNNNNNNNNNNNNNNNNNNNNNNNNNNNNNNNNNNNNNNNNNNNNNNNNNNNNNNNNNNNNNNNNNNNNNAAACAACAAATGCCACATGCAAAGTATACATATCATATtaacaaactcaaaaataaaaaataaaaaaccataCCTTTACTTGATTAACAATTGTAGATCGTTCATCATCAAGTTGCTTCTTCACACTAGACAAAACACCCTGTATAACAGATAAATAAAACAACACATTATTTTTTATGCCATTAAATTACTTTTGACCAAGTATGCCGGGATAGGTAGAACTGAAGTCTGAAAATGAGAACAAAGATGCTGGAAGGGGCAGAACTGAAATACGAAAGGAGAAATGTATGCCGGATGGGGCAGATTTTAAGTTTGCAAAACCAAAAGGTATGCCTCAAGGGGcataaactttcatttccataacCAAAACAGAAAAGACTGCAAAATGTGTTAACTACTAAAATAGTTTACCGGAAGGCCTCTAACTCAAAATTCAGttaaacaaccaaaaacacAAAAGGCAAAGTACAACTTACATCAACTATTTGATAAGTAAGTTGAGATGGCAAAACCGCACTGCAAGAACAAGAGCCTGAATCATCAGGAAATTTAAGTGCAACTGGATAATCTAGCATCtcttgttccataccaacaacaacaacatggaTAATAAATTTCTTGAATCTCTATAACACAatataaacacatgaaatatacaaaaacacaaaaaataacaacaggggaaaaaaaacaagaaaaagaagcacCAACAAAAAGGAAACACATACTTTTTCAGCATGGAAGAAATTCTCAGTAATAACTTTATAATCAACTTGCTTTGAAGTACCCCAAGACAACATACGAGGAAACTTCGGACCATGAAAACTTGAAAACCCTCAGAAGATAGGGAAAACCTCTAACAGCCACACATTTAAAGCGTAAGCGAAACCACTAATCATAGAACGTGTAGACGGCGTGGTCTTGAAAGTCTTTACACAATCACGAATCGACCGTACCAACTAATTAAAACTAAGAGAACCCCAAGGATAAGACACTCGAAGACTGTCATCATCAATTATCTTCATTAGATGACTTTTAACAACATATTTCTCGTTACGATCCAACAAAACCCTCTCCATTATATAGACACAAAGAAGTCTAACAAGATCACTAGATCTTTCCCAAAACCACCAGATTACATTACTTGACTTAATTTGTAAGAAACTTTTGAGATCACACAACTTTATTCTATCCTGATTTGGAAAATAAAGTCTCAACAATCTATTTGGTCTACTAGACACAACACTAAAATCATCAACACAAGAATCCAAACCAGTAATAAAATGGAAAGACTCGAAATCAAATACACACACGCGATCAAATATCTTAAACTTTAGTGCACTATCAGTACTAGATGAAAGTTGGGATAAGATCAAGCAATGAAAAATACTATCGCAAAGACATCACCCAAATCCATAAAACTCATTCAAAAACACCTTTTTCAACAAGTCCAATTGAGAGACACTCAAAAAGGACATAATCAAACCCTGAAAATGAAAATCACCACTCCACATACCACATCTTTCAACCTAGTGTTCAAACTTAACCAAGGGATGTTCTtcctataaaagaaaaaacagaaaCCAAGAATTTACATAAGAATAAACCCAAaatgagaatgaaaataattaacATATACCATAATACAAAATCAGCCCCTAGACTGGTACACAAATACCTGCATCATAGAAGAAAGAACcaaaacacataagattgcataaaaaaccaacattattaacaaaacaacaccaaaaacacaTAACATTGCATAAAATACcaacattattaacaaaacaacaccaaaaaaccaagacggcataactttagtttcaAAAAATAAGAACCACTTAATCGTGTATATTTACCTCAAACAAACACAGCTTCCTTGAAAACCAGACATTAAACAAAGACAACACCAAAAATCTTAAACTAGTGTTCATAGGCAAAAATAAACAGATTCAACACATTGAAAACCaaaaaacatacaaaataacTTCATTCATGAATTTAGCCTAACAGGTACAACATACAAAAACCTATAATCAGGAAAACATATAAACTTTCATAAAAACcaacattattaacaaaaaaacaccaaaaaaccaAAACACATACAAACTAACTTAAGTCATGAAATTATGCCAGAATAGGCATAACTTCagtttcaaaaaacaaaaattatagaCATGTATATGTTGCCTCACACAAACACATTCTTCATAAAAACcagattattaaacaaaaacaacaccaataaccTAAAACAGCTGTTCACAGGCAAAACTTCAAAGATTCAACATagagaaaaccaaaacgcatatcaaaatcaacaaaaacataGCAACAACATAATACGACGTTCAAAAAACCAAGATATAACATGGGGAACGAAACTAACGTTCAAAAAATCATACAGACACTTTAACAAAACATgttaaaaaatagttttaaataaaaaaggatcaattaaatataaaaaacgacgaagacaaagatatcaattcaacaaacaacaatttaacataaaaacaaatattgaaacgagcaaaagatccaaattcATACCTAAATTTTCGAACAAATAAGAGAGACAAACAAAGGAGGaacgaagaagcaaaaaaaaaaaaatgaaaaataacgAAATAGAAAGGGTTTTAATGGGATAATGGTAATTTCgtcaaaaaactttcattaaacaaGCGAcaggagcaaaaattaaagaaggcatAAATGATGGATGGGCAAAATATAAAAACCAGCCCAAAAGACGGGCactccgtgcaaaaaaaaagttaatcatATGGACGACAATTCGGCTATTTGCGAAAGTTTAATCCTAAAGGCCCAACACCCAAAGACAAAGCCCAAAGGGCAGAGCCACCAGTAGCAGTGAGAGAGGGTTTAACACTTCCGCCATAGCCGTCAACCTCTCCTCTCTCACTCACACATTGTAAACATGCGTCGAATCACGTCGCCGTTAACACGGCTCCACCTCCGTACACTCTTCCATCGTTGCATTTCTTCATCATCAGCAACCAATCAAACCCAGCACCTTCACCTTTCCCTTCCCCAACAACAACCCCTTTCCAAACCCCACTTTTTTACTTCACCATTTTCCACCACTTTCAGATCCTTCTCTTCTTCCCAAAATGATGATCTTGAAGAAACTAATGCTCACTCACTTTCTTCTGAGCTTGTTAAGGAACTTGATGCTGAATCTTTATCCATTCCGCAAAGACTCGATCTTTCTTTCTCCCATGTACCTGTAACGCCTTCCTTAATCCTTACCACACTCAATCTTTCACCTGAAGCAGGCAGAACGGTTCTTGGGTTTTTTAATTGGGTTAAGTCTAAGCAAAGTTTCAATCTTGATGATGAGGTTATGTCTTATTTTGTTGATTACTTTGGGAGGAGAAAGGATTTTAAAGCTGTTCATGATGTACTTCGTGATGGGGTTGGGATTAATGGAAGGAAGACGTTAGAATGTATGGTTGATAGACTTGTAAGGGCTGGGAGAACTACTCAAACAGTGACTTTTTTcgaaaatatggagaaagattATGGGTTTGTTAGGGATTTGGATTCTTTGAAGTTGGTTGTGTCTAGGTTGTGTGAACATGGTTTTGCTAGCTATGCTGAGAAAATGGTGAAGAGTTTGGCGAATGAGTTCTTTCCGGatgaatatatatgtgatatgttgatTAGGGGTTGGTGTATTGATGGGAAACTTGACGAGGCACAGCGGTTAGCTGGGGAGATGTATAGAGGTGGGTTTGAGATTGGGACGTCTGCGTATAATGCTATTCTTGATTGTGTTTGCAAGTTGTGTAGGAAGAAGGATCCTTTCCGGCTTCAAAACGAGGCGGAGAATGTGTTGCTAGAAATGGAGGAGAAGGGTGTTCCAAGAGATGTGGAAACGTTTAATGTTTTGATTACTAACTTATGTAAGATCAGGAAAACGGAGGATGCTTTGAATCTGTTTTATAGGATGGGGGAGTGGGGTTGTAATCCCGATGAGACGACATTTCTCACTCTTATTAGGAGCTTGTACCAGGCTGCTAGAGTTGGAGAGGGTGATGAAATGATCGATAGGATGAAATCAGCTGGATTTGGGGATGCGCTTGATAAGAAGGCAtattatgagtttttgaaaatattatgTGGGATTGAAAGAATCGATCATGCTTTGAGTGTCTTTGCTAAGATGAAAGAAGATGGTTGCAAGCCGGGGTTAAAGACATACGACTTGTTGATGGGAAGGCTGGTTGCTCATAATCGTGTTGACAAAGCAAATGCACTTTATAAGGAAGCCGAGAGCAATGGGTTGGCAGTTGAGCCAAAGGCCTATATGGTCCATCCTAGATTTGCAAAGAAGAAACCTACTGCtgtgaagaaggagaagaagcgGTTGACATTGCCTGAGAAAATGGCTAGAAAGAGGACaaagctaaagaaaatccgCCTAAGTTTTGTGAAGAAGCCTAAGAAAATGGCCCGCCGAGCATTTTAATCGCTTCTGTGTTGGTTGATTTTGAGAGAGATTTTCCAGTGGTCTGCTGAAAGTTTTTCCTCCTTGTTTTGATATGTCTTGACAAcagtagaaataaaaaatttttggCTAACAGCAATGCCCGCTcctttatgttttattgctttttaaatttgtaactcatgaatgaatttatatttttgtatctCATGAATTGGCTTAGAACTATAAATTCTGAATGTGTCTATTCTTGCTACTGTGTAATGATGCCCACGGAGCTTATCTTGTGCACTAACTTTCTCCTCTATGCCGTCAATTAGAATTGTTAATTTACTACTCTGATGCAATATTTCCTCTCCCTTATGCCCCTTATGGTGCTTCACCTTTGGGTAAGATTTGTAAATGGGCAAGGTCAAATTATTCTTATTACGAAAGCAGAGTTCCACCAAAGAATTCTTTGTTCGTTTGGAGGTACATAAAAGATGTTGTATCTGCAAAATCAGTACTTTGGAAGAGGGAACTGATGATTTACATAGTATTATCTGTATTTGGTAACTCTTTAGAAAACATAGGTCGTGTTTCTTGCTATGTAAGATTACTCGATGTCCCTTCTAATCAACAAGGCTGATGTTCTCCTAGTATTATAGACATTTAGTAATGGAAGGAAAATAAAGTTTTGGGAAGATGCATGGTTGGGCCACACTCCTCCGAAAGATTAATTCTCGGATATTTATAGAATATCAACTCAGCACAATGTAGCAGTTGCAGAATTTTATTCGACTCAAGGTTGGAATCTCTTTTCAACACCAGGCTGGAATCTCTTTCTTAGAAGGAATGTAAATGATTGGGAAGTAGAACGAGTATGTCTTTTGCTTCAGCTGCTAAGCAACATAGCTTTGGATTGCATCAAAGCAGATTCTATTAGTTGGAAGGGGCATTCCAAAGGTCTATTTGCAGTCAGACGCACAAAAATTCCTCCAATTGCCCCAGGTATGCGACTTTTCCTATCACAACCAATTCCTTTTACTTCTGTCGCGTCCACTATTTCCTTGTAAATTTCCTCAGACTTCTTTCGATTACTTTCAAGAGACTCGATTCTCAAGGTTATCGCTTTTGAATTCTGGTTTTTCCCTGTAGATCAAATTCTGGTGAACAGAGTCTTCCCGCAAAAAAAGAGACGCAAACATACGGTTAACTTTATTGCAGAAGTTCAACAATTTAAGAACTCTCTGTAAATATGTTCGACCTTTCTAATGATCAAATCCCCAAAAGCCATATTATTCAGGAAGCAGAAAGAATCTGCAATATTTTATTGAAAACCTTTGATGTTTCAACAAGGGGTATTGCTGATGATTTGAGTTCTGCTTTTCGCATTATCTCTATTATATATCGCTTCTCTGGACATCTATATCTCTTCTGGCAGGGTTCACAAATTGTGCATATGGGTGGAAGAAGAGAATATGACTCGACATTCTCCTCTCAATTTCCCACAGCAAGCTCcggaaactatttttttgattGGTTATATATAGTGTTACTAGCAGCTGTGTTCTTCTATCATGAAATCCAAGTGTTTTTAACTGGATGTCCAACTACCAAAAAGAGATCTCAACCGGCTATGCCAAAAGATAATTTAAGTAACTTATATATTCTCATTCTTTTGGTTTGGAATTATTTTGCAGTTAGATTGTTTGGGAAAATGAAGGGATAACCAAATGGTGCTGTTTACTCAAAAGATACAGGTCTGTAATTCTTTCAGAGTAATCTTTACCACCTTTCCGTCTTTGGATATATTTGCAACATGTAACATAGACCTTTTCAGATCAACAACTAAATGtttctttttaaaaacttttcatGAGTATATTATATTATTCTCCCAGTATTATGTTATTGtcttaaccccccccccccctctcccaACCCCAACACACACATTATTAGCAGTTTGTCCTGGCATAATCTTGGTTTCGACCATCTTAAAGCAAGTCATTAAATACTtagtttcaaatcatgattctTTGGATGATTATTGGAACAGTCTTATTTACAATTAAGGAACTAtatatattcttcttcttttggtgtGGTATTATTTTGCTGTTGGACTGTTTAGAAAAACGAAGGAAAAGCTAAATAATCATACTAATTACATCTAATACAAGCATGTCCTAAGAAGGGCCTATAGCAATCACTCTTGAAACGCCTATTGGTTTATTTATATTTGAACCTATTAAACTGAAAGATGCGCTTAAGAGTAATATGTTTGTATGAAATCTTACTTCGTCCTGTCTTGGCCCCCCAT
Coding sequences within it:
- the LOC132055774 gene encoding small ribosomal subunit protein mL104 (rPPR9) codes for the protein MRRITSPLTRLHLRTLFHRCISSSSATNQTQHLHLSLPQQQPLSKPHFFTSPFSTTFRSFSSSQNDDLEETNAHSLSSELVKELDAESLSIPQRLDLSFSHVPVTPSLILTTLNLSPEAGRTVLGFFNWVKSKQSFNLDDEVMSYFVDYFGRRKDFKAVHDVLRDGVGINGRKTLECMVDRLVRAGRTTQTVTFFENMEKDYGFVRDLDSLKLVVSRLCEHGFASYAEKMVKSLANEFFPDEYICDMLIRGWCIDGKLDEAQRLAGEMYRGGFEIGTSAYNAILDCVCKLCRKKDPFRLQNEAENVLLEMEEKGVPRDVETFNVLITNLCKIRKTEDALNLFYRMGEWGCNPDETTFLTLIRSLYQAARVGEGDEMIDRMKSAGFGDALDKKAYYEFLKILCGIERIDHALSVFAKMKEDGCKPGLKTYDLLMGRLVAHNRVDKANALYKEAESNGLAVEPKAYMVHPRFAKKKPTAVKKEKKRLTLPEKMARKRTKLKKIRLSFVKKPKKMARRAF